From one Puntigrus tetrazona isolate hp1 unplaced genomic scaffold, ASM1883169v1 S000000382, whole genome shotgun sequence genomic stretch:
- the LOC122333781 gene encoding protein FAM81B-like, whose amino-acid sequence CDASIAKLSSKVSVGWQDILKLQQEVSRLHAELGLKLKDMELKLSQDVGKLEVSLSEKFISQRNATGDLQKEMHGLDLKISSGLREVEEQIMRLRKWAEEQMKTTAQSHTESSQQLHTLLRDRAVEVESELKENMALLSSHLERLEAQLEKVRSSDRTKRSESKLSSKINTLEQCFREELEEMRREYQSGFHAVHDAISSLRHIGNTKAKLDKEELQQDIRQIQRNMVGPKEP is encoded by the exons ATGTGATGCTAGCATCGCTAAACTTTCATCAAAGGTTAGTGTCGGATGGCAAGACATCCTGAAACTACAACAGGAAGTGAGCAGGTTACACGCTGAACTGGGGCTAAAGTTGAAAGACATGGAACTTAAG CTGTCGCAGGATGTAGGAAAACTAGAGGTGTCACTGTCAGAGAAGTTCATTTCTCAGAGGAACGCCACGGGGGATTTACAGAAGGAGATGCATGGACTGGATCTAAA aATCTCGAGTGGTCTGAGGGAAGTGGAAGAGCAGATAATGAGACTGAGGAAGTGGGCAGAGGAGCAGATGAAAACCACAGCTCAATCACACACAGAGAGCAGCCAGCAGCTGCACACACTGCTGCGGGACAGAGCG GTTGAAGTGGAAAGCGAGCTAAAGGAGAACATGGCTCTTCTCTCTAGTCATCTTGAGAGGTTAGAGGCACAGTTGGAGAAGGTGAGATCTTCTGACAGGACCAAGCGCTCAGAGAGCAAACTCAGCAGCAAGATCAACACTTTGGAGCAGTGCTTCAGAGAAGAACTAGAGGAGATGAGGAGGGAGTACCAATCAG GGTTCCATGCGGTTCATGATGCCATTTCCTCTCTGAGACACATTGGCAACACCAAAGCCAAACTGGACAAAGAAGAGCTGCAACAAGACATCAGACAGATCCAGAGAAACATGGTAGGACCGAAGGAGCCCTGA